In Pseudomonas fluorescens, a genomic segment contains:
- a CDS encoding PHP domain-containing protein — protein MNVDLHCHSTASDGALAPAVLVARAFEKGVRVLSLTDHDTLEGLDEAREAAHALGMQLVNGVELSCTWGGATIHVLGYGFDQKAPALVEAIAQLHDGRWLRSEEISRKLGLKGMANALDGARAIQQELGDSGNAPARPHFADWMVREGFVRDRAEAFRKWLGAGKLGDVKQHWPTLEDTVETLRASGAWVSLAHPWHYDFTRSKRRKLIGDYIGAGGHAIEVVNGHQPAEQVGSLAILAREFGLLVSAGSDFHGPGGWSEIGEYRPVPEDLPLLWGRFKHDPITATV, from the coding sequence GTGAATGTTGATTTGCACTGCCACAGCACGGCCTCCGACGGCGCCCTGGCGCCCGCGGTACTGGTTGCGCGTGCGTTTGAAAAAGGCGTGCGAGTCCTATCGTTGACCGACCACGACACCCTCGAAGGCCTCGATGAAGCCCGCGAGGCGGCGCATGCCCTGGGCATGCAACTGGTCAACGGCGTGGAATTGTCCTGCACCTGGGGGGGCGCCACCATTCATGTGCTGGGCTATGGCTTCGATCAAAAAGCCCCTGCGCTGGTCGAGGCCATCGCCCAATTGCACGATGGCCGTTGGCTGCGGTCCGAAGAAATAAGTCGCAAGCTCGGCCTTAAAGGCATGGCCAACGCCCTCGACGGCGCCCGGGCCATCCAGCAGGAACTGGGTGACAGCGGCAACGCGCCGGCCCGTCCGCATTTTGCCGACTGGATGGTGCGTGAAGGGTTTGTCAGGGATCGCGCCGAAGCTTTTCGCAAATGGCTGGGCGCCGGCAAGTTGGGCGACGTCAAGCAACACTGGCCAACCCTGGAAGACACCGTCGAGACCCTGCGGGCCTCCGGGGCCTGGGTCAGCCTGGCACATCCCTGGCATTACGATTTCACCCGCAGCAAGCGCCGCAAGCTGATTGGCGACTATATTGGTGCGGGCGGCCACGCGATTGAAGTGGTCAACGGGCATCAACCCGCCGAACAGGTTGGCAGCCTGGCGATTCTTGCCCGCGAATTTGGTCTGCTGGTCAGTGCCGGCAGTGACTTTCATGGCCCAGGCGGCTGGTCCGAGATTGGCGAGTATCGCCCCGTCCCGGAAGACTTGCCGCTCTTGTGGGGGCGATTCAAGCATGACCCCATTACTGCCACCGTCTGA
- a CDS encoding L-threonylcarbamoyladenylate synthase, producing MSQFFQIHPENPQARLIKQAVEIIRAGGVVIYPTDSSYAIGCQIGDKNAVERVRRLRGLDKNHNFALICSDLSQLGLFAKVDTGTFRLLKAHTPGPYTFILNATREVPRLLLHPKKRTIGLRVPEHPIALALLAELGEPLMSVSLILPGEAEPLYDPYEMRRLLEKHVDLIIDGGYGGNKASTVINLADGEPEVVRVGCGDPTPFMVEA from the coding sequence GTGAGTCAATTCTTCCAGATTCATCCGGAAAATCCCCAGGCGCGCCTGATCAAGCAGGCTGTGGAGATCATCCGCGCCGGCGGCGTGGTGATCTATCCAACGGATTCGTCCTACGCCATTGGTTGCCAGATTGGCGACAAGAACGCGGTCGAGCGTGTCCGGCGCCTGCGGGGCCTGGACAAGAACCACAACTTCGCACTGATTTGCAGCGACCTGTCCCAATTGGGCCTGTTCGCCAAGGTCGACACCGGCACCTTCCGCCTGCTCAAGGCCCACACGCCGGGGCCCTACACCTTTATCCTCAACGCCACCCGCGAAGTGCCGCGCCTGCTGCTGCACCCCAAGAAGCGCACCATCGGCCTGCGCGTGCCGGAACATCCCATTGCCCTGGCCCTGCTGGCCGAGCTGGGTGAGCCGTTGATGAGCGTGTCGTTGATCCTGCCCGGCGAAGCCGAGCCGCTATACGACCCCTACGAAATGCGCCGCCTGTTGGAAAAACACGTCGACCTGATCATTGACGGTGGTTATGGCGGCAACAAAGCCTCCACCGTGATCAACCTGGCCGACGGCGAGCCGGAAGTGGTGCGTGTCGGCTGCGGTGACCCGACTCCGTTTATGGTCGAGGCCTGA
- a CDS encoding segregation and condensation protein A, whose protein sequence is MEVFLDAFEGPLDLLLYLIRKQNINILDIPVAEITRQYMGYVELMQSVRLELAAEYLVMAAMLAEIKSRMLLPRSETVEAEEDDPRAELIRRLQEYERFKAAAEGIDGLSRVGRDVLVPKLDAPEARARKLLPDVSLEELLMSMAEVLRRGDMFEHHQVSREALSTRERMSDVLERLKGGGFVPFVELFTAEEGRLGVVVTFMAILELVKESLVELVQNEPFAAIHVRARAE, encoded by the coding sequence CTGGAAGTCTTCCTTGACGCCTTCGAAGGCCCGCTGGACTTGCTGCTGTACCTGATCCGCAAGCAGAACATCAACATCCTCGACATTCCGGTGGCGGAAATCACCCGCCAGTACATGGGCTATGTCGAGCTGATGCAGTCGGTGCGCCTGGAGTTGGCCGCCGAGTACCTGGTGATGGCTGCCATGCTCGCCGAGATCAAGTCGCGCATGCTGCTGCCGCGTTCGGAAACCGTCGAGGCTGAAGAAGACGACCCGCGTGCCGAACTGATCCGCCGCTTGCAGGAGTACGAACGCTTCAAGGCCGCCGCCGAAGGCATCGACGGCCTCAGCCGCGTGGGCCGCGATGTGCTGGTGCCCAAGCTCGACGCCCCGGAGGCCCGAGCGCGCAAATTGCTGCCGGACGTGAGCCTGGAAGAGTTACTGATGTCCATGGCCGAGGTGCTGCGCCGTGGCGATATGTTTGAACACCACCAGGTCAGCCGCGAGGCCCTGTCGACCCGCGAGCGCATGAGCGACGTGCTCGAACGCCTCAAGGGCGGTGGCTTCGTGCCGTTTGTCGAGCTGTTCACAGCCGAAGAAGGGCGCCTGGGGGTGGTGGTGACCTTTATGGCGATCCTCGAACTGGTCAAGGAGTCCTTGGTCGAGTTGGTCCAGAATGAGCCTTTTGCGGCTATCCACGTGCGGGCGCGAGCCGAATAA
- the scpB gene encoding SMC-Scp complex subunit ScpB has translation MNLTEPRELAPLLEAFLLASGKPQSLERLFELFEEAERPEPPVFKKALEILRKSCDGRAFELREVASGYRLQIREQFSPWVGRLWEERPQRYSRAMLETMALIAYRQPITRGEIEDVRGVAVNSHIVKTLLEREWIRIVGYRDVPGKPAMFATTKAFLDHFNLKNLDDLPPLAELREMEAEPVLDFDDVPVPASLQELADATAEPEEPKDETSFHTLLLELDDMEQGIKTDFDDLLRDGASEPDAQVNVETEPVVEVEIEPEPEPEPEAEAEEDILGVAEAREKLLAAVAALEQPPLSDEEDEARALAEAIENERRQLED, from the coding sequence ATGAATCTGACTGAACCCCGCGAACTGGCCCCGTTGCTGGAGGCCTTTCTCCTGGCCTCGGGTAAGCCGCAATCCCTGGAGCGCCTGTTCGAACTTTTTGAAGAAGCCGAGCGCCCTGAACCCCCGGTCTTCAAAAAGGCGCTGGAGATTTTGCGCAAGTCCTGCGATGGCCGCGCCTTTGAACTGCGCGAAGTGGCGTCGGGTTACCGCCTGCAGATCCGTGAGCAGTTTTCCCCGTGGGTCGGCCGCTTGTGGGAAGAACGCCCGCAGCGCTATTCCCGCGCGATGCTCGAGACCATGGCGCTGATTGCCTATCGCCAGCCGATTACCCGGGGCGAAATCGAAGACGTGCGTGGCGTGGCGGTCAACAGCCATATCGTCAAGACGCTGCTGGAGCGCGAGTGGATTCGCATCGTTGGCTACCGCGATGTGCCCGGCAAGCCGGCGATGTTCGCCACTACCAAGGCATTCCTCGACCACTTCAACCTGAAAAACCTCGACGACTTGCCGCCGCTCGCCGAACTGCGCGAGATGGAAGCCGAGCCGGTGCTCGACTTCGACGACGTGCCGGTTCCGGCCAGCCTGCAGGAACTGGCCGATGCCACCGCCGAGCCGGAGGAGCCAAAGGACGAAACCAGCTTCCACACCCTGTTGCTGGAACTGGACGACATGGAGCAGGGCATCAAGACCGACTTCGACGACTTGTTGCGTGACGGCGCATCCGAACCGGACGCCCAGGTAAACGTCGAAACCGAGCCGGTGGTCGAAGTCGAAATTGAACCTGAACCTGAACCTGAACCTGAAGCAGAGGCCGAGGAAGACATCCTCGGCGTCGCCGAAGCCCGGGAAAAACTCCTGGCCGCCGTCGCCGCCCTCGAACAACCGCCGTTGAGCGATGAAGAAGACGAAGCCCGCGCGCTGGCCGAAGCCATCGAGAACGAGCGACGCCAGCTAGAAGACTGA
- the rluB gene encoding 23S rRNA pseudouridine(2605) synthase RluB, with protein MNDKDQNDSQEIGPAGEKLQKVLARIGVGSRRDVEAWITQKRIKVNGVEATLGQRVDLHDAITIDGKVIKREEAAESVRRVIMYNKPDGEICTRDDPEGRPTVFDKMPKPKEGRWINIGRLDINTTGLLMFTTDGELANRLMHPSYEMDREYAVRVRGEVDDEMIERLKAGVVLEDGPAKFTDIKQAPGGEGFNHWYHCVVMEGRNREVRRLWESQGLVVSRLKRVRFGPVFLNSDLPMGRWREMSQYEVDILSAEVGLTPVAMPQMNAKSKDKLERMQRKSSRPVARTERVARTLRPALNAPATGGRISREPQIEGERRPTAPSRQEGERAPRAPRPAGRGEAPAGGRSNRGEAGRGAPSDRPADSANTKRPAKPAPKKRPGLKLVADEPSGKRRGAPAGSGQRPGFGRKKPQ; from the coding sequence ATGAACGACAAAGACCAGAACGACAGCCAGGAAATCGGCCCAGCAGGCGAAAAACTGCAAAAGGTGCTGGCACGTATCGGCGTGGGCTCGCGCCGCGACGTCGAAGCCTGGATCACCCAGAAGCGCATCAAGGTCAACGGCGTAGAGGCCACCCTTGGCCAGCGCGTCGACCTGCACGATGCAATCACCATTGATGGCAAGGTCATCAAGCGTGAAGAGGCTGCCGAATCGGTACGCCGCGTCATCATGTACAACAAGCCCGATGGCGAAATCTGCACCCGTGACGACCCGGAAGGCCGTCCGACCGTGTTCGACAAGATGCCAAAGCCCAAAGAAGGCCGCTGGATCAATATCGGCCGTCTCGACATCAACACCACCGGCTTGCTGATGTTCACCACCGACGGTGAACTGGCCAACCGCCTGATGCACCCGTCTTACGAGATGGACCGTGAATACGCAGTGCGTGTACGCGGTGAAGTCGACGACGAGATGATCGAACGCCTCAAGGCTGGCGTGGTACTGGAAGACGGCCCGGCCAAGTTCACCGACATCAAGCAGGCTCCAGGCGGCGAAGGCTTTAACCACTGGTACCACTGCGTGGTGATGGAAGGTCGTAACCGTGAAGTCCGTCGCCTGTGGGAATCCCAGGGCCTGGTGGTCAGCCGCCTGAAGCGCGTGCGTTTTGGCCCGGTGTTCCTCAACTCCGACCTGCCAATGGGCCGCTGGCGCGAAATGAGCCAGTACGAAGTCGACATCCTCAGCGCCGAAGTTGGCCTGACGCCGGTCGCCATGCCGCAGATGAACGCCAAGAGCAAAGACAAGCTCGAGCGTATGCAGCGTAAATCGTCGCGCCCTGTGGCCCGTACCGAGCGCGTTGCGCGCACCCTGCGCCCGGCACTGAACGCACCGGCAACCGGCGGGCGTATTTCCCGTGAGCCGCAGATCGAAGGCGAGCGCCGCCCAACGGCTCCGTCGCGCCAGGAAGGCGAGCGTGCACCACGCGCACCGCGCCCGGCAGGCCGTGGTGAAGCACCTGCTGGTGGTCGCAGTAATCGCGGTGAGGCCGGTCGCGGTGCGCCATCGGATCGTCCGGCCGACAGCGCCAACACCAAACGCCCAGCCAAGCCAGCGCCGAAAAAGCGCCCTGGCCTGAAACTGGTCGCAGACGAGCCGTCGGGCAAGCGCCGTGGCGCTCCGGCGGGTTCTGGTCAGCGTCCGGGGTTTGGTCGCAAGAAGCCGCAGTGA
- a CDS encoding leucyl aminopeptidase yields the protein MDKARAVEHFLYYLAHHPALIGLSRPTVLLGHTERYDAIAQAITHGSAARFNFQVQRLDLAPSHHLAQAIEACDLYLFLYDSSTLPNPRAEGPDFIRALHEVMAEHWKKSLLFKDYGDYFYDTFSVEPQRIADLNATLIRRMSQATVLSFTDEHGSRLEAPLSSIKKWTNINGIGNHDLAPGEIATHSEAINGQVRFMGTFLSTIPFARKYGVLQSPLELWIENSTICSVASDVPGLAEDFNKYLNANPSNRRVEELGIGTNEGVKDLYARNAGFEERHCGLHLGLGGGQKGSHHLDLIFASGVLALDDKPVFDGTFAF from the coding sequence ATGGACAAGGCCCGCGCCGTCGAACACTTTCTCTACTACCTCGCGCATCACCCGGCCCTTATCGGCCTGAGCCGCCCGACCGTGTTACTGGGCCATACCGAACGCTACGACGCCATTGCCCAGGCCATCACCCACGGCAGTGCCGCCCGTTTTAACTTCCAGGTACAACGCCTGGACCTGGCGCCCAGCCACCACCTGGCCCAGGCCATCGAAGCCTGCGACCTGTACCTGTTTCTGTACGACTCCTCGACCTTGCCCAACCCACGCGCCGAAGGCCCGGACTTTATTCGCGCCTTGCATGAGGTCATGGCTGAACACTGGAAGAAATCCCTGCTGTTCAAGGATTACGGCGACTATTTCTACGACACCTTCAGCGTCGAACCGCAGCGTATCGCCGACCTCAATGCCACGCTGATCCGGCGCATGTCCCAGGCCACGGTGCTGAGCTTTACCGACGAACACGGCTCGCGCCTGGAAGCGCCGCTGAGCAGCATCAAGAAGTGGACCAATATCAACGGTATCGGCAACCACGACCTGGCCCCCGGCGAGATCGCTACCCACAGCGAGGCGATCAATGGCCAAGTGCGGTTCATGGGGACCTTCCTCAGCACCATCCCCTTTGCGCGCAAATACGGTGTACTGCAATCACCCTTGGAGTTGTGGATCGAGAACTCGACCATCTGCAGCGTGGCCAGTGACGTGCCGGGGCTCGCGGAGGATTTCAACAAATACCTGAATGCCAACCCCTCCAACCGCCGGGTGGAAGAGCTGGGGATCGGCACCAATGAGGGGGTCAAGGATCTGTACGCCCGCAATGCCGGGTTCGAGGAGCGTCATTGCGGCTTGCACCTGGGCTTGGGCGGCGGGCAGAAAGGCAGCCATCACCTGGATCTGATCTTTGCCAGTGGGGTCTTGGCCCTGGATGACAAACCGGTGTTTGACGGCACGTTCGCGTTCTGA
- a CDS encoding amino acid permease — MSGPHSSSGELKRGLKNRHIQLIALGGAIGTGLFLGSAGVLKSAGPSMILGYAICGFIAFMIMRQLGEMIVEEPVAGSFSHFAHKYWGGFAGFLSGWNCWILYILVGMSELTAVGKYVHYWWPEIPTWVSAAAFFVLINLINLANVKVFGEAEFWFAIIKVVAIVGMIALGSYLLVSGSGGPQASVSNLWEHGGFFPHGVGGLVMAMAIIMFSFGGLEMLGFTAAEADQPRTVIPKAINQVIYRILIFYIGALVVLLSLTPWDSLLATLNASGDAYSGSPFVQVFSMLGSNTAAHILNFVVLTAALSVYNSGTYCNSRMLLGMAEQGDAPKVLAKIDKRGVPVRSILASAAVTLVAVLMNYLIPQHALELLMSLVVATLVINWAMISFSHFKFRQHMNRTGQVPLFKALWYPYGNYVCLAFVVFILVIMLMIPGIQVSVYAIPVWVAFMALCYGIKNKRSAEAALSAASATLK; from the coding sequence ATGAGTGGACCCCATTCTTCTTCAGGCGAGCTGAAACGCGGCCTGAAAAATCGGCATATCCAGTTGATCGCCCTCGGTGGTGCCATCGGTACCGGCCTGTTCCTGGGCTCGGCCGGGGTGCTCAAATCCGCCGGCCCGTCGATGATCCTCGGCTATGCCATCTGCGGCTTTATCGCGTTCATGATCATGCGCCAGCTCGGCGAAATGATTGTCGAAGAGCCGGTCGCCGGTTCTTTCAGCCACTTTGCCCACAAGTACTGGGGCGGTTTCGCCGGCTTCCTGTCGGGCTGGAACTGTTGGATCCTGTACATTCTGGTGGGCATGTCGGAGCTGACGGCTGTCGGTAAGTACGTGCATTACTGGTGGCCGGAGATCCCGACCTGGGTGTCGGCGGCAGCGTTTTTCGTGCTGATCAATTTGATCAACCTGGCCAACGTCAAAGTCTTCGGTGAGGCCGAGTTCTGGTTTGCCATCATCAAGGTGGTGGCCATCGTCGGCATGATCGCCCTGGGCAGTTACTTGCTGGTCAGCGGCAGCGGCGGCCCACAAGCCTCGGTGAGCAACCTGTGGGAACATGGCGGCTTCTTCCCCCATGGTGTCGGCGGGTTGGTGATGGCCATGGCGATTATCATGTTCTCCTTCGGCGGCCTGGAAATGCTCGGCTTCACCGCTGCCGAAGCCGACCAGCCACGCACCGTGATCCCCAAGGCAATCAACCAGGTGATCTACCGCATCCTGATCTTCTACATCGGCGCCCTGGTGGTGCTGTTGTCGCTGACGCCGTGGGACAGCCTGCTGGCGACCCTCAACGCGTCCGGCGATGCCTACAGCGGCAGCCCGTTCGTGCAGGTGTTCTCGATGCTGGGCAGCAACACCGCCGCGCATATCCTCAATTTCGTGGTGCTGACGGCGGCGCTGTCGGTGTACAACAGCGGCACCTACTGCAACAGCCGCATGCTGCTGGGCATGGCCGAGCAGGGCGATGCGCCCAAGGTGTTAGCGAAGATCGACAAGCGCGGCGTGCCAGTGCGTTCGATCCTCGCTTCGGCGGCGGTCACGCTGGTGGCAGTGTTGATGAACTACTTGATCCCGCAACACGCGTTGGAGCTGCTGATGTCCCTGGTGGTGGCCACGCTGGTGATCAACTGGGCGATGATCAGCTTCTCGCACTTCAAGTTCCGCCAGCACATGAACCGCACCGGCCAGGTGCCGCTGTTCAAGGCGTTGTGGTACCCGTATGGCAACTACGTCTGCCTGGCGTTCGTGGTGTTTATCCTGGTGATCATGCTGATGATTCCGGGGATCCAGGTGTCGGTGTACGCGATCCCGGTGTGGGTCGCGTTCATGGCGCTGTGTTACGGGATCAAGAACAAGCGCAGTGCTGAAGCCGCGTTGAGCGCAGCGAGTGCGACACTGAAGTAA
- a CDS encoding c-type cytochrome: protein MKILLIILLGTLSLIQTPLSLADNTNGKNLYSQRCAMCHGPDLKATGPLAKKSNPPTPDLTTPAFKKRLAAYPGVIVSSVILRPNGDLIPKTLRENGVKVAPHAWNVKDLRDLNEYMSGVISKS from the coding sequence ATGAAAATACTATTGATCATTTTGCTCGGCACCTTATCACTCATTCAAACGCCACTGTCCCTTGCAGACAATACCAATGGCAAAAACCTCTATTCACAGCGATGCGCCATGTGCCACGGGCCAGACCTCAAGGCAACGGGGCCGTTGGCCAAGAAAAGCAACCCGCCCACACCTGACCTTACAACCCCGGCCTTCAAAAAACGGCTGGCGGCTTATCCGGGCGTTATTGTGTCTTCGGTCATACTCCGCCCGAATGGAGACCTGATCCCAAAAACGCTGCGCGAGAATGGGGTGAAGGTCGCGCCGCATGCCTGGAACGTCAAGGACTTGCGCGACTTGAACGAATACATGAGCGGTGTGATTTCAAAAAGTTGA
- the arfB gene encoding alternative ribosome rescue aminoacyl-tRNA hydrolase ArfB, whose protein sequence is MLVISNNVQLPDAEIELTAIRAQGAGGQNVNKVSSAVHLRFDIPASSLPDFYKERLLALRDSRITSEGVLVLKAQQYRTQEQNRADALERLVELILSATKVEKKRRPTKPTLGSKKRRLESKTKRGSIKAGRGKVDF, encoded by the coding sequence ATGCTGGTGATATCCAATAATGTGCAGCTACCCGATGCCGAGATCGAGCTGACTGCCATCCGCGCCCAGGGCGCCGGTGGTCAGAACGTCAATAAGGTGTCGAGCGCGGTGCACCTGCGGTTTGATATTCCAGCATCGTCGTTGCCGGATTTCTACAAGGAGCGGTTGCTGGCGCTGCGTGACAGTCGGATCACCAGCGAAGGGGTGCTGGTGCTCAAGGCCCAGCAATATCGGACCCAGGAGCAGAACCGCGCCGATGCGCTGGAGCGCCTGGTGGAGTTGATCCTCAGCGCCACCAAGGTCGAGAAGAAGCGCCGCCCCACCAAGCCCACGCTGGGTTCGAAGAAGCGCCGCCTGGAATCCAAGACCAAACGCGGCAGCATCAAGGCCGGGCGCGGCAAGGTCGATTTCTAG
- a CDS encoding MFS transporter codes for MPDTQRPMAVTLQVVSIVLFTFIGYLNIGIPLAVLPGYVHSELGYGAVIAGLVISVQYLATLLSRPYAGRIIDNLGSKRAVLIGLVGCGLSGVFMLLAAWFSSLPALSLGSLLIGRLVLGSAESLVGSGAIGWGIGRVGATNTAKVISWNGIASYGALAVGAPLGVLLVSHLGLWSMGVSIILLAVIGVALAWPKEAAPIVAGVRLPFMNVLGRVLPHGCALALGSIGFGTIATFITLYYTTQHWDNAVWALSLFGASFIGARLLFGNLINRIGGFRVAIACLSVEILGLLLLWLAPDAHLALAGAALSGFGFSLVFPALGVEAVNLVPASSRGSAVGAYSLFIDLSLGITGPLAGAVAAGFGFASIFLFAALAALGGLLLSVYLYRQAPKARESRGA; via the coding sequence ATGCCAGATACCCAGCGCCCCATGGCGGTCACGCTGCAAGTTGTTTCCATCGTGTTGTTCACCTTCATCGGCTACCTGAACATCGGCATCCCCCTCGCCGTATTGCCCGGCTATGTCCACAGTGAACTGGGCTATGGCGCGGTGATCGCCGGGCTGGTGATCAGCGTGCAATACCTGGCCACCTTACTGAGCCGCCCCTACGCCGGGCGCATCATCGACAACCTGGGCAGCAAGCGTGCGGTATTGATCGGGCTGGTGGGCTGCGGCCTGAGCGGCGTGTTCATGTTGCTCGCAGCCTGGTTTTCCAGCCTGCCGGCCTTGAGCCTGGGCAGCCTGCTGATCGGCCGCCTGGTCTTGGGCAGTGCTGAAAGCCTGGTCGGTTCGGGCGCCATCGGCTGGGGCATTGGCCGTGTGGGCGCGACAAATACCGCCAAGGTGATCTCATGGAACGGCATCGCCAGCTACGGCGCGCTGGCGGTCGGCGCACCGTTGGGGGTGCTGCTGGTCAGTCATCTCGGGTTGTGGAGCATGGGGGTCAGCATCATTCTGCTGGCGGTCATCGGCGTCGCCCTGGCCTGGCCCAAGGAAGCGGCGCCGATTGTGGCCGGGGTGCGCCTGCCGTTCATGAACGTGCTGGGTCGGGTCCTGCCCCACGGTTGCGCGCTGGCCCTGGGCTCCATCGGCTTTGGCACCATCGCCACCTTTATCACCCTGTACTACACCACCCAGCACTGGGATAACGCGGTGTGGGCCTTGAGCCTGTTCGGTGCCAGCTTTATCGGCGCCCGCCTGTTGTTCGGCAATTTGATCAACCGGATTGGCGGCTTTCGCGTGGCGATCGCCTGCCTGTCAGTGGAGATCCTTGGCCTGTTGTTGCTGTGGCTGGCGCCGGATGCCCACCTGGCCCTGGCTGGGGCGGCGTTGAGCGGCTTCGGCTTTTCCCTGGTGTTCCCGGCGCTCGGGGTGGAGGCGGTCAACCTGGTGCCCGCGTCCAGCCGGGGTTCGGCGGTAGGGGCTTACTCGTTGTTTATCGACTTGTCGCTGGGGATTACCGGCCCGCTGGCCGGGGCCGTGGCGGCAGGCTTCGGCTTCGCCTCGATCTTCCTGTTCGCCGCCCTTGCCGCCCTGGGAGGGTTGCTGCTGAGTGTCTACCTGTACCGGCAAGCGCCCAAGGCCCGTGAGTCGCGCGGCGCCTAG
- a CDS encoding DUF962 domain-containing protein, giving the protein MENIKRFNSFAEFYPYYLAEHANSTCRRLHFIGTTLVIGFLAYAVGKGSLGLLLAVPIAGYGFAWVGHFFFEKNRPATFQHPFYSLLGDFVMYRDMILGKVPF; this is encoded by the coding sequence GTGGAAAACATCAAGCGATTCAACAGCTTTGCCGAGTTCTACCCCTATTACCTGGCGGAGCACGCCAACAGCACGTGCCGGCGCCTGCACTTCATCGGGACCACGCTGGTGATTGGCTTTTTGGCGTATGCGGTGGGCAAGGGCTCCCTGGGCCTGTTGCTGGCGGTGCCCATCGCCGGCTATGGCTTCGCCTGGGTGGGCCACTTCTTCTTCGAAAAGAATCGGCCGGCGACCTTCCAGCACCCGTTCTACAGCCTGCTGGGGGATTTCGTGATGTACCGCGACATGATCCTCGGCAAGGTGCCGTTCTAG
- a CDS encoding AraC family transcriptional regulator produces MSERTTSASWAMGIVKALEMDGLDCRALFQQLGLDYAALNDPDARFPQDSMTRLWQRAVELSGNPAIGLNMGKVVRPASFHVAGYALMSSNTLAEGFMRLVRYQRIIAESADLSFRLLPEGYALILTVHGDHLPPTRQSAEASLACALALCGWLTGRTLQPRKVLLQGEQPANLAPYRQAFHAPLEFDAPYDALIFERADMDAPLPTANEAMALLHDRFAGEYLARFSESRVTHKARQVLCRLLPQGEPKREVVAQTLHLSQRTLQRRLQEEGTSFQTLLDDTRRELAEQYLAQPSMTLLEIAYLLGFADPSNFFRAFRRWFDSTPGEYRARLLETSTVSDARTQEYTEQRL; encoded by the coding sequence ATGAGCGAACGAACAACTTCTGCAAGCTGGGCGATGGGGATAGTCAAGGCATTGGAAATGGACGGCCTGGATTGCCGTGCCTTGTTCCAGCAACTGGGCCTGGACTACGCCGCCCTCAACGATCCCGATGCGCGTTTTCCGCAAGACTCCATGACGCGGCTCTGGCAGCGCGCGGTTGAGTTATCGGGCAACCCCGCGATCGGCCTGAACATGGGCAAGGTGGTGCGCCCGGCGTCGTTCCATGTGGCCGGCTATGCGCTGATGTCCAGTAACACCCTGGCCGAAGGTTTTATGCGCCTGGTGCGTTACCAGCGCATCATTGCCGAAAGTGCCGACCTGAGTTTCCGCCTTTTACCCGAAGGTTATGCGCTGATCCTCACGGTTCATGGCGATCACCTGCCACCGACCCGGCAAAGCGCCGAAGCGTCGCTGGCCTGTGCATTGGCGTTGTGCGGCTGGCTGACCGGTCGCACCCTGCAACCGCGCAAGGTGCTGTTGCAAGGCGAGCAGCCCGCGAACCTGGCGCCCTACAGGCAAGCGTTCCATGCCCCACTGGAGTTCGATGCGCCCTACGACGCGTTGATCTTCGAGCGCGCCGACATGGACGCGCCGCTGCCCACCGCTAACGAGGCCATGGCGCTGTTGCACGATCGGTTTGCCGGTGAATACCTGGCGCGCTTCTCGGAAAGCCGTGTGACCCACAAGGCTCGGCAGGTACTGTGCCGCCTGTTGCCCCAGGGTGAGCCCAAGCGCGAAGTGGTGGCCCAGACCCTGCACCTGTCCCAGCGCACCTTGCAACGGCGTTTGCAGGAGGAGGGCACCAGTTTCCAGACCTTGCTCGACGACACCCGTCGCGAACTGGCCGAGCAATACCTGGCGCAGCCGAGCATGACCCTGCTGGAAATTGCCTACCTGTTGGGGTTTGCTGACCCGAGCAACTTCTTTCGCGCGTTTCGCCGCTGGTTCGATAGCACGCCCGGCGAGTACCGGGCGCGTCTGTTGGAAACCTCGACGGTCAGTGACGCCAGAACGCAGGAATACACAGAACAAAGACTGTAA